The region CGAATCGCTGCTGAAGACAACTCTACGGACTTTATCCGATCGGTGCTTAAGGCCAGCCATGAACCAAAATCAGTTCCTCCTGTTGAACGGACAAGGGCGACGGATTGGCGGCCATGGGTGCTGGCTATTGCTGCGATCGCCGCTACCGTTTTGATCGCCGTTTTCAGTTTTTCATTTGACAAAGTGCCAGACTCTGCCCGCGACGTTTCCCCGATCGCAGTGGCACCCAAGAGTCAAGAATTGCACGACCCGGGAGTTGCCTTGCTCACTCGCATTGTGGGCATTCGAGGTGCTGAAACCGTCTCTTGGAGGGAAGGAGAAACTGTTTCTCCAAAGCGTCTGAACTGGGACAGTGGGCTCATCCAATTAGAGTTTTATAGCGGTGCAACGGTCGTGGCAGAAGGGCCAGCCTCTGTCGAAATCGTCGATGCTAAGAACCTCTATCTGCACTACGGTAAGTTGCGAGCGAACATTCCCAAGCCTGCTCAGGGCTTTACGATTCTGGCGCCTACTTTGGAACTGGTCGATCTGGGGACAGAATTCGGCATGGCTGTTGGGGACGATGGCTCTGTGGACGTGCAAGTCTTTGACGGCAAAGTCGAACTTTACGAACCGAAGTCTAGTCGTAACGAAGAAACCCGGCGCGAGCTTACCAAGGGGAAGGCTATTTCGATCACCGCCGAGGGGCTGAGCGAACCGGCTGATACTAGCCAGCTTAGTTTTGTGTCTTCTCATGAGTTGGCCAGTCTGACCAGTAGTCACTCAATTGAGCGTTATGAGAAATGGCAGGAACATCGTGATGTCGTTATCTCTGATCCTCGCATCGCGGCGTACTTTCCATTTGAGCGAGACCCCGCGAATGATCGCACTTTGCTGGGCTACGGAGCTGACGGCGAGATCATTCAAGGCGCTATCGTTGGAGCTAAATGGGCAACTGGTCGCTGGCCTGATAAATCGAGCCTGGAATTCAAGCGGCCAGGCGATCGAGTACGTCTGAATATTCCAGGAAGTTACCTGTCGATGACCTTTTCGGCCTGGGTGCGGCTGGACGGACTAGATCGACGTTTCAGTTCCTTGTTGCTTACCGATGAATTCAACAACAACATGCCACACTGGCAAATTCACCAGGAAGGGCACCTGTTGCTAGGCATGTGGATAGAGGGTGCATCAGACACCGCTCACTATCGTTCCCCGAATGTCTTCAGTCTGCAGGATGTCGGGCAGTGGGCTCATGTAGCGACTGTCTACGATTCGGTGGATTCTCGCGTTCGTCATTTTCTAAATGGCGAACTTATCTCGAATCAGTCAATCGATAATGCGGCACGCGGCGACTTGACACTCGAATTCGCAACGATCGGTAACTGGAGCCCGGCAAACGAAACGGGTTGGCAGAAAATCCGCAATCTCAATGGGCGCATCGATGAGATGACCATCTATGGTGTGCCATTGACGGAAGATCAGGTGGGAGAGCTTTTCCAGAAGGGACGTCCCTAACGGCAAAGTAACCTGAGCCTTCCTTACTTCTCGTTTCACGGTCTGTTCCACTTTTCATTATCAAGCCTCATTCTCATTTCATTAATTGGGAGACTCTCATGCCTCACGTTTCCAATTCCGGTTCTCGACAGGGTTTTACCCTTGTTGAACTGTTGGTTGTTATCGCCATTATTGGTGTTCTGATCGCGCTACTTTTGCCGGCTGTACAACAGGCTCGTGAAGCGGCACGCCGCACCCAGTGCACCAACAATCTGAAGCAGATGGGCCTCGCTCTGCATAACTTTCACGATACATTTGGTCGTTTTCCTCCAGGCGCATGTGATAACACGCGACCCTTCGGCAACGGATACACAGGTCCTGGTGGGCATTCGTGGATGGCACACAGCATGCCATTTCTAGAGTTAGGCAATGCCTACGATAGCTGTAATTTCCCGAATACGAGCTTTTATTCGAGCACGATCGAAAACGCGATTGGAAATACTACGTTTGACGTTTTTCGTTGCCCATCTTCTCCAATGGAGCAAGAGTTTTCCAATTCGACTCCTAAGACGATGGTCGCTGACTATATTGCTATCGCTGGGCACGTCGATGGATTTGGTGGCGTGACCGGTCAGGATGACACGACTGATACCGCGTTTGGTGTCAGTGCCAATAATGGCGTTCTCACGAGGAAGTCGCAAAACACGTTCGCCTCGATTTCCGATGGAAGCAGTAACACGATCGTCGTGAGCGAAATCGGTAATTATGTTTACACCTCCGGCGGAAATCGTGCAGATGTCCGTTCAGGCACAACGCATGGTTTCGCGGCGGGCTATCAGCGGAATACCGGCTCGAAACGCGTGCACAATTGCGTAACCCTGAGGTATATCATCAACCCTGGCAAATCCTTTGAATACACTTCAGATTCTTCCGACGGTGTGAGTGGCTTAGGTTATAACAGTCCACTTCGATCAGCCCATCCAGGAGGTGTCTTGGCACTGGTCGGCGATGCCTCGGTGCGTT is a window of Bremerella sp. TYQ1 DNA encoding:
- a CDS encoding LamG-like jellyroll fold domain-containing protein, giving the protein MAYQQRFNELIALVLDDAASEKELDELVALARENDQNLQTLKDHLVVSDRLSQYEDLRRTEEKYLESLQTRIAAEDNSTDFIRSVLKASHEPKSVPPVERTRATDWRPWVLAIAAIAATVLIAVFSFSFDKVPDSARDVSPIAVAPKSQELHDPGVALLTRIVGIRGAETVSWREGETVSPKRLNWDSGLIQLEFYSGATVVAEGPASVEIVDAKNLYLHYGKLRANIPKPAQGFTILAPTLELVDLGTEFGMAVGDDGSVDVQVFDGKVELYEPKSSRNEETRRELTKGKAISITAEGLSEPADTSQLSFVSSHELASLTSSHSIERYEKWQEHRDVVISDPRIAAYFPFERDPANDRTLLGYGADGEIIQGAIVGAKWATGRWPDKSSLEFKRPGDRVRLNIPGSYLSMTFSAWVRLDGLDRRFSSLLLTDEFNNNMPHWQIHQEGHLLLGMWIEGASDTAHYRSPNVFSLQDVGQWAHVATVYDSVDSRVRHFLNGELISNQSIDNAARGDLTLEFATIGNWSPANETGWQKIRNLNGRIDEMTIYGVPLTEDQVGELFQKGRP
- a CDS encoding DUF1559 domain-containing protein — its product is MPHVSNSGSRQGFTLVELLVVIAIIGVLIALLLPAVQQAREAARRTQCTNNLKQMGLALHNFHDTFGRFPPGACDNTRPFGNGYTGPGGHSWMAHSMPFLELGNAYDSCNFPNTSFYSSTIENAIGNTTFDVFRCPSSPMEQEFSNSTPKTMVADYIAIAGHVDGFGGVTGQDDTTDTAFGVSANNGVLTRKSQNTFASISDGSSNTIVVSEIGNYVYTSGGNRADVRSGTTHGFAAGYQRNTGSKRVHNCVTLRYIINPGKSFEYTSDSSDGVSGLGYNSPLRSAHPGGVLALVGDASVRFIPETIDTSTMARLANRSDGEVLSSF